From the genome of Streptomyces sp. NBC_01341, one region includes:
- a CDS encoding YqgE/AlgH family protein, producing MTEVSSLTGRLLVAAPALADPNFDRAVVLLLDHDEEGSLGVVLNRPTPVGVGDILASWAGLAGEPDVVFQGGPVSLDSALGVAVIPGGEGPLGWRRVHGAIGLVDLEAPPELLAAALGSLRIFAGYAGWGPGQLERELKDGAWYVVESEPGDVSSPRPESLWRAVLRRQRSELAMIATYPDDPSLN from the coding sequence ATGACGGAGGTGTCCTCGCTCACAGGCCGGCTGCTCGTGGCGGCTCCCGCCCTGGCGGACCCGAATTTCGACCGCGCGGTGGTGCTGCTCCTCGACCACGACGAGGAGGGCTCGCTCGGCGTCGTCCTCAACCGGCCGACCCCGGTCGGCGTCGGCGACATCCTCGCGTCCTGGGCCGGCCTGGCCGGTGAGCCGGACGTGGTCTTCCAGGGGGGCCCGGTCTCGCTCGACTCCGCGCTCGGCGTCGCGGTGATCCCCGGGGGCGAGGGCCCGCTGGGCTGGCGGCGGGTGCACGGGGCGATCGGCCTGGTGGACCTGGAGGCGCCCCCGGAGCTGCTCGCGGCGGCGCTCGGCTCCCTGCGGATCTTCGCCGGGTACGCCGGCTGGGGGCCCGGACAGCTGGAGCGTGAGCTGAAGGACGGTGCCTGGTACGTGGTCGAGTCGGAACCCGGCGACGTCTCCTCGCCGCGCCCGGAGAGCCTCTGGCGGGCGGTTCTGCGCCGCCAGCGAAGCGAACTGGCCATGATCGCGACGTATCCGGACGACCCTTCGCTCAACTGA
- a CDS encoding carbohydrate ABC transporter permease, translated as MTANTTVRKATGGPGTSGAPGRAPRNRPASPALRPGWTPWLYLLPALVLLGGLLVYPIYQLGLISFLEYTQAQVSGGEPTTFQGFGNYATLFRDSQFRQVLLSTLIFAAACVLATLLVGCALAVLLTRVRALPRLALMMAALGAWATPAITGSTVWVFLFDPDFGPVNRVLGLGDFSWTYGRYSAFALVLLEVLWCSFPFVMVTVYAGIRAIPGEVLEAAALDGASQWRIWRSVMAPILRPILVVVTIQSVIWDFKVFTQIYVMTNGGGIAGQNLVLNVYAYQKAFASSQYSLGSAIGVVMLVILLAVTLVYLRLVRRQGEEL; from the coding sequence ATGACCGCGAACACCACGGTGCGCAAGGCCACCGGAGGGCCCGGGACGAGCGGGGCACCCGGCCGCGCGCCCCGGAACCGCCCCGCCTCGCCCGCACTGCGGCCCGGCTGGACCCCGTGGCTGTACCTGCTGCCCGCCCTCGTCCTGCTCGGCGGACTGCTCGTCTACCCGATCTACCAGCTCGGCCTGATCTCCTTCCTCGAGTACACCCAGGCCCAGGTCAGCGGCGGCGAGCCGACCACCTTCCAGGGCTTCGGCAACTACGCGACGCTCTTCCGGGACAGCCAGTTCCGGCAGGTGCTCCTCTCGACCCTGATCTTCGCGGCCGCCTGCGTCCTCGCCACCCTGCTCGTCGGCTGCGCCCTGGCGGTCCTGCTGACACGCGTCCGCGCCCTGCCCCGGCTCGCGCTCATGATGGCCGCCCTGGGGGCCTGGGCCACGCCCGCGATCACCGGATCGACCGTCTGGGTCTTCCTCTTCGACCCGGACTTCGGACCGGTCAACAGGGTGCTGGGGCTCGGTGACTTCTCCTGGACGTACGGGCGTTACAGCGCCTTCGCCCTGGTGCTCCTCGAAGTCCTCTGGTGTTCGTTCCCGTTCGTGATGGTGACCGTGTACGCCGGCATCCGCGCCATCCCCGGCGAGGTGCTGGAGGCCGCCGCGCTGGACGGCGCCTCGCAGTGGCGGATCTGGCGGTCGGTCATGGCGCCGATACTCCGGCCGATCCTCGTCGTCGTCACCATCCAGTCGGTGATCTGGGACTTCAAGGTCTTCACGCAGATCTACGTCATGACCAACGGAGGCGGCATCGCCGGCCAGAACCTGGTGCTCAACGTCTACGCCTACCAGAAGGCGTTCGCCTCCTCCCAGTACAGCCTCGGATCGGCGATCGGCGTCGTGATGCTCGTGATCCTGCTGGCCGTGACACTCGTCTACCTGCGCCTCGTGCGGCGCCAGGGGGAGGAACTGTGA
- a CDS encoding DUF3039 domain-containing protein gives MSTLEPERGAGTGTLVEPTPQVSNGDGDHERYAHYVQKDKIMASALEGTPVVALCGKVWVPGRDPKKYPVCPMCKEIYESMGAGGDKDKGKGGKDNSGKK, from the coding sequence ATGAGCACTCTTGAGCCCGAGCGCGGGGCAGGTACGGGGACCCTCGTGGAGCCGACACCTCAGGTGTCGAACGGCGACGGCGACCACGAGCGCTACGCGCATTACGTCCAGAAGGACAAGATCATGGCGAGCGCCCTGGAGGGCACTCCCGTGGTGGCACTGTGCGGCAAGGTCTGGGTCCCGGGGCGCGACCCCAAGAAGTACCCGGTCTGTCCCATGTGCAAGGAGATCTACGAGTCCATGGGCGCCGGTGGCGACAAGGACAAGGGCAAGGGCGGCAAGGACAACAGCGGCAAGAAGTAG
- a CDS encoding carbohydrate ABC transporter permease: MSARTLLRVRRPGRTAAEAAALLIAAAVAFPLYWMVLSAFKPAGEIQSTQARPWTLAPSLDSFRRVFEQQHFGRYFINSLLVAGTVVVLSALIAFLAATAVTRFRFRFRTTLLIMFLVAQMVPVEALTIPLFFLMRDFGQLNTLGSLILPHLAFSLPFAIWMLRGFVKAVPDALEEAACIDGASRTRFLWQILFPLVFPGLVATSVFSFISTWNDFLFAKSFIISDTSQSTLPMALLVFFKPDENDWGGIMAASTVMTIPVLVFFVLVQRRLVSGLGGAVKD; this comes from the coding sequence GTGAGCGCACGCACGCTTCTGCGCGTCCGCCGGCCCGGGAGGACGGCAGCCGAGGCCGCCGCCCTGCTCATCGCCGCGGCCGTCGCCTTCCCGCTGTACTGGATGGTGCTGTCCGCCTTCAAGCCGGCCGGAGAGATCCAGTCCACACAGGCGCGCCCCTGGACCCTCGCGCCCTCCCTCGACTCGTTCCGCAGGGTCTTCGAACAGCAGCATTTCGGCCGCTACTTCATCAACAGCCTGCTCGTGGCCGGCACGGTCGTCGTGCTCTCCGCGCTGATCGCGTTCCTCGCCGCTACGGCGGTGACCCGGTTCCGCTTCAGGTTCCGCACCACCCTGCTGATCATGTTTCTCGTGGCGCAGATGGTGCCGGTCGAGGCGCTGACCATTCCGCTGTTCTTCCTGATGCGGGACTTCGGCCAGCTGAACACGCTGGGATCGCTGATCCTGCCCCATCTCGCCTTCTCGCTGCCCTTCGCGATCTGGATGCTGCGCGGCTTCGTGAAGGCCGTCCCGGACGCCCTGGAGGAGGCCGCCTGCATCGACGGGGCGAGCCGCACCCGCTTCCTGTGGCAGATCCTCTTCCCGCTGGTCTTCCCCGGCCTCGTGGCGACCAGCGTCTTCTCCTTCATCTCGACCTGGAACGACTTCCTGTTCGCGAAATCGTTCATCATCAGCGACACCTCCCAGTCGACGCTGCCCATGGCGCTGCTGGTCTTCTTCAAACCCGACGAGAACGACTGGGGAGGGATCATGGCCGCTTCCACGGTGATGACCATTCCCGTGCTGGTCTTCTTCGTCCTCGTACAGCGACGCCTCGTCTCCGGACTCGGCGGAGCGGTGAAGGACTGA
- a CDS encoding extracellular solute-binding protein, producing the protein MKFSARIAAPAAALVLAGVTATGCAPQTSDTGAKGDEKSGALRVWLFQEVGNKPKEKVVDAAVADFEKSHEGAEVEIEYIPVDTRAQRIKAAFNDPKSAPDLIEYGNTDTAGYVKDGGLADVSGEFAAWDEAKDTDPAAKQSVTVDGKVYGAPLFVGVRALYYRTDVLGDLGIEPPKSQDELIATAKKIHKKKPGLYGLAVGGAYTYGAMPFIWAQGGELAEETGVSYRSSINSEKARKGIEAYTSLFGDDNCPAAKCAVMGGNATVTAFAAGKAAMAIGGDFSHAAVEAGAVKGKYAVVPLPGVKEGSIAPAFAGGNNIGVLRSSSHRTLAVDLMKSLTGKKTQAEMFDAMGFLPTYSDVRDTVAQKEPFVGPFVKSLDAGAKFVPASPAWGRIDASLVLPTMFQEIVSGRKDVAAASDAAAKKMDAAFAEAG; encoded by the coding sequence ATGAAGTTTTCTGCCCGAATTGCCGCTCCGGCCGCGGCTCTTGTGCTGGCGGGGGTCACCGCCACCGGCTGCGCGCCGCAGACCTCCGACACCGGCGCCAAGGGGGACGAGAAGTCCGGGGCCCTGCGCGTCTGGCTCTTCCAGGAGGTCGGCAACAAGCCCAAGGAGAAGGTCGTCGACGCCGCGGTGGCGGACTTCGAGAAGTCCCACGAGGGGGCCGAGGTCGAGATCGAGTACATACCCGTCGACACCCGGGCCCAGCGCATCAAGGCGGCCTTCAACGACCCGAAGAGCGCACCCGACCTCATCGAGTACGGCAACACCGACACCGCCGGCTACGTGAAGGACGGCGGACTCGCCGACGTCAGCGGCGAGTTCGCGGCGTGGGACGAGGCCAAGGACACCGACCCGGCCGCCAAGCAGTCCGTGACGGTGGACGGCAAGGTCTACGGTGCGCCCCTCTTCGTCGGCGTACGCGCCCTGTACTACCGCACCGACGTCCTCGGCGACCTCGGGATCGAGCCCCCGAAGTCGCAGGACGAACTGATCGCCACCGCAAAGAAGATCCACAAGAAGAAGCCCGGCCTGTACGGCCTCGCGGTCGGCGGTGCCTACACCTACGGCGCCATGCCCTTCATCTGGGCGCAGGGCGGCGAACTGGCCGAGGAGACGGGGGTGAGCTACCGGTCCTCCATCAACAGCGAGAAGGCCCGGAAGGGCATCGAGGCCTACACCTCGCTCTTCGGCGACGACAACTGCCCTGCGGCCAAGTGCGCGGTCATGGGCGGCAACGCCACGGTCACCGCGTTCGCGGCCGGCAAGGCTGCCATGGCGATCGGCGGCGACTTCAGCCACGCCGCCGTCGAGGCGGGCGCCGTGAAGGGCAAGTACGCCGTCGTGCCCCTGCCCGGCGTGAAGGAGGGCTCGATCGCGCCCGCCTTCGCGGGTGGCAACAACATCGGTGTGCTCAGGAGCAGTTCGCACCGCACCCTCGCCGTCGACCTGATGAAGTCGCTCACCGGCAAGAAGACACAGGCCGAGATGTTCGACGCGATGGGCTTCCTCCCGACCTACTCGGACGTGCGGGACACCGTCGCGCAGAAAGAGCCCTTCGTCGGTCCCTTCGTCAAGTCACTCGACGCGGGTGCCAAGTTCGTCCCGGCCTCCCCGGCCTGGGGCCGGATCGACGCCTCCCTGGTCCTGCCGACCATGTTCCAGGAGATCGTCAGCGGCCGTAAGGACGTGGCCGCCGCCTCGGACGCCGCGGCGAAGAAGATGGACGCGGCGTTCGCCGAAGCGGGCTGA
- a CDS encoding beta-N-acetylhexosaminidase has protein sequence MDNLIPAPVRAGGDDSRAFVLDGTTTLTAAPGTESTERWLRGTLGAAFGLPLAPAPRGAASSVNTVELQVDPALEPEGYRLGVDAVRGVRITGGSAAGVFWGAQTLRQLLGPEAFRRAPVSPGAERRIPLTEIEDGPRFGWRGLMLDVARHFMPKDGVLRMLDLLAAHKLNVFHFHLTDDQGWRIEIKRHPRLTEAGAWRARTKYGHRASELWDETPHGGYYTQDDIREIVAYAAERHIRVVPEIDIPGHSQAAISAYPELGNTDVVDTSALSVWDTWGINPNVLAPTDNTLRFFEGVFEELLDLFPADTSPFIHVGGDECLKDQWKESPAAQARMTGLGLTDEDELQSWFIRHFDRWLTERGRRLIGWDEILEGGLAEGAAVSSWRGYAGGVAAAEAGHDVVMCPEQQVYLDHRQDGGADEPMPIGFVRTLEDVYRFEPVPPGLSDEAAGHILGAQANVWTEVMQDIARVDYQVFPRLAAFAEVAWSPLPAPAERDFADFDRRMRTHYARLDALGVDYRPPAGPLPWQRRPGVLGRPIEGPPPTV, from the coding sequence ATGGACAATCTGATTCCGGCGCCGGTGCGCGCCGGCGGCGACGACAGCCGCGCATTCGTCCTCGACGGCACCACGACGCTGACCGCGGCACCCGGCACCGAGAGCACCGAACGCTGGCTGCGCGGCACCCTCGGGGCCGCCTTCGGTCTTCCCCTCGCCCCCGCCCCGAGGGGTGCGGCGAGCAGCGTGAACACCGTCGAGCTGCAGGTCGATCCCGCACTGGAGCCCGAGGGCTACCGGCTCGGCGTGGACGCCGTCCGGGGCGTACGGATCACCGGTGGCAGCGCCGCCGGGGTCTTCTGGGGCGCGCAGACCCTGCGCCAGCTCCTCGGCCCCGAGGCATTCCGGCGGGCCCCGGTGAGTCCCGGTGCCGAAAGGCGCATTCCCCTCACCGAGATCGAGGACGGCCCGCGCTTCGGATGGCGCGGCCTGATGCTCGACGTGGCCCGCCACTTCATGCCCAAGGACGGCGTGCTGCGCATGCTCGACCTGCTGGCCGCCCACAAACTCAACGTCTTCCATTTCCACCTCACCGACGACCAGGGCTGGCGGATCGAGATCAAGCGCCACCCCCGGCTCACGGAAGCCGGCGCGTGGCGGGCCCGCACCAAATACGGTCACCGCGCATCCGAGCTGTGGGACGAGACACCGCACGGCGGTTACTACACCCAGGACGACATCCGGGAAATCGTCGCGTACGCCGCCGAGCGGCATATCCGCGTCGTCCCCGAAATCGACATCCCGGGCCACTCGCAGGCAGCCATCAGCGCGTATCCGGAACTCGGCAACACCGATGTCGTCGACACGTCCGCCCTTTCCGTCTGGGACACCTGGGGCATCAACCCGAACGTACTCGCCCCCACCGACAACACCCTGCGCTTCTTCGAGGGCGTCTTCGAGGAACTGCTCGACCTGTTCCCGGCGGACACCTCGCCGTTCATCCATGTCGGCGGCGACGAATGCCTCAAGGACCAGTGGAAGGAGTCGCCGGCCGCGCAGGCCCGCATGACCGGACTCGGCCTGACGGACGAGGACGAACTGCAGTCCTGGTTCATCCGCCACTTCGACCGCTGGCTCACCGAGAGGGGCCGCCGCCTCATCGGCTGGGACGAGATCCTGGAGGGCGGGCTCGCCGAAGGTGCGGCGGTGTCGTCGTGGCGCGGCTACGCGGGCGGCGTCGCGGCCGCCGAGGCGGGCCACGACGTCGTGATGTGCCCCGAACAGCAGGTCTACCTGGACCACCGTCAGGACGGCGGCGCCGACGAGCCGATGCCCATCGGCTTCGTGCGGACCCTGGAGGACGTCTACCGCTTCGAACCGGTCCCTCCGGGCCTCTCCGACGAGGCCGCCGGGCACATCCTGGGCGCCCAGGCCAACGTCTGGACCGAGGTCATGCAGGACATTGCCCGCGTCGACTACCAGGTCTTTCCCCGGCTCGCGGCCTTCGCCGAGGTCGCCTGGTCGCCCCTCCCGGCCCCCGCCGAACGGGACTTCGCCGACTTCGACCGCCGGATGCGCACCCACTACGCCCGGCTCGACGCCCTGGGCGTCGACTACCGGCCGCCCGCCGGCCCCCTGCCGTGGCAACGCCGACCCGGGGTCCTGGGTCGCCCGATCGAGGGACCGCCCCCGACCGTGTGA